The Streptomyces sp. ALI-76-A nucleotide sequence CGGAGCTCGCCGCCCACACGCGCGGCGATGATCGAGCGCTCGCCGGCGAAGAGCTCGGCGGCCGTGGTGCCCGTCGTCACCACGCGCTCTTCCCGCTCGGAATCGCGTTGGATGATCACACGGACGTCTGACACCGGTCTCTCCTGACTGAAGGCGGATGCGGGCGCCGTACCGAGAGCGCGCGCAAGAGGCGATCGTACCGACCCGGGCCCGCCCACCGCGAAATCAGTCCCCTCCGCAGGCCTCCTCGAAGAAGGCCGTGATCTCGGCGGTCTCCTGCAGCGACTTCATCAGCCGGTCCCGCTCCGCCTCGTCCACCTGGACCGGTTCGACCCCGGAGGCGTCCGTCAGCCGCCGGAACCCGCCCCGGCTCTCCAGCCGCCCGAGCACCCGCACCGGCAGCCCGACGAGGTGCGCGTGCCCGGCGATCCGGTACGCCTCCTCGTCCAGTGTCAGCCGGATGTGCGGGACCTCGGCGCCCGCGATCACGCGCAGCCGTACCGTCCCCTCCCCGCGCGGCCCCGACCGGCGCAGCCGGACCACCGTCCCGGTGAGACGCACCGGGACGGAGGGCTCCTCGCGCAGATAGCGGGCGCCGGCCGCGCGCAGCACGGGCAGGTCGCCCGGCGAGAACTCGACGGCCTCGGCGCGGGCCGCGCACCCCTCGGGGACACCGGCCGCCGGTGCCCACTCCACGGCGACGCGGGCCCCCTCCGTGCCGCGTACGAGGGCGATCAGCGCCTCGGTGAACTCGCGGCTGACGCCCGCCTCGACGGCGCCGTCGAAGGCGTCCATGCCGCCGGTGGCGCGCTGGTAGTCGATGGCCTCGCGGGCGGCGTACAGGGCCTGGTGCAGGCGCACGGCGAGCGGGCGGCCGGAGTCGACGGGCACGAACGCGGTGAGCCGGCGTCCCTCGGCCGCGGAGCCGACCAGCACGTTCGCCAGGGACGCGGCGGCGGTGCGGCGGTAGCGGGCGCCGTAGTAACCGGCACGCGCGCGCGTGGCGAGCGCTCCGGCGAGCAGCGTCTGCCGGGCGGCCGTGCGCAGTTGCTCCTCCACGGTCCAGGAGGCGGCGCCGGCCGGACCGGTCGGGACGTCGCGCCACCAGCGGATCTCGTCGCTGGGCACGGCGAGGGAGACCAGCACCTCGCGCGCGCAGGGCGCGCCGCTGCGGGACAGCGCGAGGAGGGCCTCGCCGAGCAGGTCGTCGCTGTCGGGGAAGGCCCGGCTCTCGGGCACCAGCAGGCTCAGGCCGCCGCCGGGGCCGGGCGGGGTCCAGCGGCCGTAGCGTCCGGCCGCTCCCCCGCGCCGCTGCCAGCCGTGCCGGCGCAGCAGGGCGCCGAGCACGGCGGGGTCCACCGCGGCGGGGTCGGGGGGACGGGTCCAGGTCGTGACGGGGTGGTCGACGGGATGCGGTCGCGCGGTCCGGGGGAGCTCGCCCGGGCGATGCGTCATGGTCTGCCTCCCGTGCCGACCCGCGTCATGATCTCGCAGAGCGCCCGGTCGTCGAAGATGCGCGAGGTCGGTACCCGCACGGTGGTGCGGTTCCGGCCGGTGACCGGGCGCCCGGCGAGGTTGACCCAGTAGCAGCAGTGCCTGAGGTCGAGCCGGTCGTGGCCGGCCCGCAGCCACTGGTCCCGCGACCGCGGGACGAGCATCACGACCAGGATCTTGTGCACCGAGACCGGGGTGCGGGCCAGCTTGCGCAGATGGTCGTTGTCGAGCGTAAAGGAGAAGGAGCGGCCAGGGGGGTTCGGCGGTATCTGGTACGTGCACTTGAGCTGCACCTTGATGGTCACCTCGTCGTCGACGGTGTGCCCGGGCGCGCTGTGACTGACGTGCCAGTCGATGCCGTTGTCCGGAAAGGGCTGGGACAGCGAGCATCCCGCGGCCGCCGCGACCGCGTGCAAGTAACCCACCTGCAGTGTCTCCATGCACGCGGTGGTGGCGAGTGTGCCGCGATGGGGGCCCGCGCGTTCGGGCAGCAGCCCGCCCCGCTCGGGCTGCGCTATCGCCATGACCAACAGCCTTCCCGGACAAGTGAGTAGCCCGCACCGGGGCCGAGTACGTTCCATTGCGGGCCGCTGAACTGCAAGGACCCGTATTCCTGTTGTGTCCTTCCGGCGTACGGCGCAAACAGCCCGGGTATCACCAAACGGGGCAGACGACGGGGCGTCACCTGCCGCGGGTGAAAAAGGGGTTGTGAAGATATGGCTTGCTGGTACGAAGGGCCCCTGGCCGCTTTCGACACGGAGACCACGGGTGTCGACGTCGAGACCGACCGGATCGTGTCGGCCGCCGTCGTCGTCCAGGACGCTCCGGGCACCCGGCCGCGGATGATCCGGTGGCTGGTGAACCCCGGGGTGCCGGTACCCGCCGGGGCGACGGAGGTGCACGGACTGACGGAGGAGCATCTGCGGCACAACGGCCGCTGGCCGGCTCCGGTGATCTACGAGATAGCGGAGGCGCTGGCCGAACAGGCGGTGGTGGGGCGGCCGTTGGTCGTGATGAACGCGCCGTTCGATCTGACGCTGCTGGACCGGGAGTTGCGCCGGCACCGTGCCTCGTCCCTGGACCGCTGGTTCGAGGCGTCACCCCTGCTGGTGCTCGACCCCCGGGTCCTGGACAAGCACCTGGACCGCTACCGCAAGGGCCGCCGCACCCTGGCCGACCTGTGCGCGCACTACGACGTCCCGCTGGAGGGCGCGCACGACGCGGGCGCCGACGCGCTCGCCGCACTGGAGGTGGTCCGGGCGGTGGGGCGCCGGTTCGCGGAGCGGCTGGAGCGGCTGAGCCCGGCCGAACTGCACACCCTCCAGGCGGTGTGGCACGCGGCGCAGGCGCGCGGCCTACAGGCGTGGTTCGCGCGCAGTGGCACGGAGGAGGCGGTGGACCCGGCGTGGCCCCTGCGTCCGGACCTGCCCGCGGCGGCCGCGTAGCGCGGCGCCACCGGCCGCCCGAGGCATCTGCCCGGACACGGAAGAGCCGGTCCGCGTGGTGCGGACCGGCTCTTTCCCGGTGGGCGATACTGGGTTCGAACCAGTGACCTCTTCGGTGTGAACGAAGCGCTCTCCCACTGAGCTAATCGCCCGGGAACGCACTGAACAATACAGGTCTCGGCGGCTTTCCTTCAAACCGTTGCCAGGTGGCCGACGAGACCGCGCCGACCCGACCGCATCATCAGCCAGTGGTTGGCGCGGAAGACGGGCCGTCCCGGGACGGCGAACCGCCTCAGCAGCGGCTTGCCGACGTCGACGACCTGCTCGTAGCGGGCCGTGCTGCCCTCCCCGTCCGGGGTGACCGTCCAGCGTGCCCAGCCGTCGATGTCACCTGACAGGGCGACCTCCAGCACCCCCGCCGCAGGATCGCGCCGCACCTCACGGGCGGTGAAGGTCAGGTCGTACGGAAGGAGGGAGCGGACGCGGACGACGCCGGTCGCGCCGTCGATCCGGTGCACCTCACGCACCTGGCGCCACCAGCGCGGATAGTCCTCGACCCGTTCCAGCGCGGGGTACACGGCGGAGGGCGGGGCGGGCAGGGACCACAGGCTGCGGAAGCGGTAATGGGTCCAGTCCATGTGCGGAGTCTGCCCCGCGCACCGGGAGCACACGTCTGAGTACGCCGCTGAGTACCCGCACTCATGCGGTACGGCGTGACGCGGACCACACTCGCCGGTATGACGCACATTCCGTCCCCGCCCGAGGAGTTGCGGCTCCTCGACGCCGAGCTGTGGCATCTGGACGCCCGCCGGTCCCAGTTGCTGGCCCGTCGCGCCTGGCTGATCGCCACCCTGCAAGCACCGCAGGCACCGCGGCCGCAGTCGGCGTCGGCACCCGTGGCCGGGCCCCGACCGGAGACCTCCGCGCCCAGTGTGCAGAACCTTCTCCTCCTGCTCGGCGGTGTCCTGCTCACCGTGGCGGCGATGGTGTTCACACTGGTCAGCTGGGGTGATCTGGGGATCGCCGGACGGGCCGTGGTGCTGGGCGCGGTCACGCTGGCCGCGCTCGCCGGGCCGGCGGTGCTGCTGAGGCGGGGGCTGCGTTCGACGGCCGAGTCGGTGGCGGGCCTCGCGCTCGCGCTGACGGTGCTCGACGCCTACGCCCTGCACGAGGCCGCGCTCGCGGGGACCGACGGCACGGGGTACGCGGCCCTCGCGGCGGCCGTGCTCGCCGGAGGGTGGACCGCGTACGGACTGCTGCCGGCCACGGCCGCCCTGCGCCTGCCCCTCCCCGCCGCCCTGGCGGCCGCCCAACTCCCGCTGCTGCTCTCGGCCCTGGCCGTCGACGCCGTGCCGTTCGGGATCACGACGGCGCTGCTGGTGACGGCCGGGCTCGACGCGGCGATGGCGCTCCGCCCGGTCACCCGGTCCGTGCGGGTCGTCGCAGCCGTCGGCGCGTACGGCCTGGGCGGCTGGGGCGTCCTGGCCGCCGGCTGGCTGTCCTGGACGGCCACCGGTCCCGGCGCCGCCGTGAAGGCGGCGGCGCTTCTCCTGCTCGCGACCGTCCTCGCGCTCGGCGCCGCCGGGCGGAGCCCGGGCGAGCGGCGGGCCGTCGGTCTCGCCGTCGCCTCGGGACTGTTCGCGGTCGGCACGGTCGCCGGTGCGGCGCGCCCCGCGCTGCCGGCGGTGTGGACGGTCCCGGCGCACCTGGCCTGCGGTATCGCCCTGCTGGCGGCGGTGCGGTCCGAACGGCTGCCGGACGCGGTGCGGCGCGGCCTGGCCGGGGCCTCCGGTGCCGTGCAGGCACTCGCCGTGCTGTGGACGCTGCCCGTCGTCGTGGTCACGCTGCTGGGACCGGTCGGCCAGGTGGCCCGGGCGTGGAGCGGCGCGCCGTCGGACGCGCGGGCCGCGGTGACGGCCGGCACCCCCTGGCCGCCGTACGCGGCGACGGCTCCCCTGATCCTGGCGGCCGTCGCGGCCGTCCTCATCACGGCCGTCCGCGACACGGCCTGGCGTCCGCGGGCCCTGACCGGCGCGCTCGGCCTGGCCTGGGCCGCGGTGCTCACCCTCGCGCCGATCCTCGAACTCCCCTACGTCGTCGGCCTGTCGGTGGCGGGAGCCACGACCGCCGGTGCCCTCGCGGTGGCGGCGTACGTCCTGCGGGCGATGCCCGAAGCCCGGTCCGCGCACCTCACGGCTCTCGTCCTTTCGCTGGTCACCTCGCTCGGCCTCGCCTTCCTCTCCCTCGGCACGCAGACCGCGACCCTGACCGTGCTCGCCGCCCTGACGGCGCTCTTCGCGACCGCCTCCCGGCAGCCACGCCTCGCCCCGGTCACGGCCCCGGCCGCCCTCGGGTACGCCGCCGCGCTCGCCTGCGCGACCGGTGCCGCCGCGAACTGGCCCCCCGCGCACACCGCCCTGCTCGTCCTCGCGGTGGCCGCGGTCGCGGCGCTGCTCGCGGCGTGGCTCGGCGAGTCGACGGCGACGGTGCCGGTCGAGGCGGCGGGCGCCACCGCCGGCCTGCTCGCGGTGACCCTCGCCCTCACCGACCCGCCGCTGCTGGCCCTGGTCCTGGCCCTGTGCGCGGTGCTCACCGCCGGTACTGCGCTCCGCACGGACCGCCGCCCGCTCGGCTACGCGGCCACCGCCCTCTTCGTGCTGGCGACCTGGGTCCGCCTGGGCTCCTGGGACGTCGTCACGCCCGAGGCGTACACGCTCCCCGTGACCGTCCCGGCGCTGCTCGTCGGCGTCCTGCGCCGGCGCCGCGATCCGCGGGCGTCCTCCTGGACGGCGTACGGTCCCGGACTCGCGGCCACTCTCGTGCCCAGCCTCGCGGCGGCCTGGAGCGACGCGGACGTGACGCGTCCCCTGCTGCTCGGGGCGGCGGCCCTGCTGGTCACCCTGCTGGGCGCCCGGCACCACCTCCGAGCGCCGCTGGTGCTCGGCGGCTCGGTGCTCGTCCTGGTCGCGCTGCACGAGCTCGCCCCGTATCTCGTGCAGGTGACCGGCCTGCTCCCCCGCTGGGTGCCCCCCGCCCTCGCCGGACTGCTGCTGCTCGCGCTCGGGGCGACGTACGAGCAGCGCATCCGTGACGTCCGGCGGGTGCGGGAGGTCCTGGGGAGGATGGACTAGCCCCCGGCTAGGGCATCTTGTCGCCCAGCAGCGCCAGGTTCTCGATGGCGGCGAGGCCGTACAGCGAGGTGTCGTTCGTGGACACCCAGGTGGCCTCGCTGCCCGGCACCAGCGCGGCCGGGCCGCTCAGCTTCTCCGTCCTCCAGGGGGCCGACTCCTTGTAGCCGTCGGAGTTGTAGAACTTGTCCCACGCCCGCTTGGCGAGCTTCTCGTCGCCGGTCTGCACGGCCGCGTACGCGTCGAGACGCGAGTGGCCCTGGAACAGCAGCAGGCTGCCGAAGTTGGAGCCGTAACGCGCGGCCTGTTCCGCCTTGGTGGCGTTGAAGTAGCGGCAGTAGTCGAAGTAGGCCTCGTTGAACTTCGGCATGTCGACGAGGTCGATGAGTTCGGCGCACAGCTCGTTGAGGCCGAAGACGGCGGACAGGTGCGAGACGCCCACCACCGGCTTGTCGGCGACGGCGAACCTGCCCGTGTCGAGGTCGTACAGGGCCGTGCCCTGCACGAAGCCGTTGGGCTGGGCGGCGATCGTCTCCATCGTCGACAGCACGCGCGCCTTGGCCTTCTCCCACTTGGGGCCCTTGCGCTCCCACTCCGTCAGCCAGGCCGACACCAGCCCGCTCCAGTCCGTGCCGAAGCCGATCGACAGGGCGTGCCGGTCGGGTGTGTACGGCTCGGTGCGGATCTTGCGGATCGGGTCGAGGACGAGGAAGGTCTCGTCGGAGTCGACGTTGGCGTGCATGAGGTCGCCGACCCGCTCGTCGGCGGTGAGGAAGTAGTAGTAGCGCCGGTAGGTGGTGTTGGCGATGCGCTGCTGCTTGGCGCTGTCGGCGTAGTGCTGCACGCCGTGCCGGGTGCCCAGCCCCGCCCACTGCCCCAGGTGGTACACGTCGACCTCACCGGTGTGCCGGGTCATCGCCTCGGCGAACCGGAAGATGTCCGCGCGCCCGGACCGCAGGTAGGCGAACCAGAGCCACAGGTCCGGCGACAGCTCCGAGTTGTCCCAGGCGTAGCCGCCGACGTCGTACCGCCACTGGTGCCGGACGGTGTCGTAGGTGTGCATGATGTCGCCGTAGTCCCAGAAGCCGTACCAACGGCGTTGCTCCACCTGGTCCTTGTAGTAGGTGAAGAGGAAGTCGAGGTGGTCCTCGATCTTCGCCTTGGCGGGCGTGGAGCGGTCCGGCTCGGAGTAGAGCCCCGGGCCGAAGACCCCGGCCTTGATGAGCTGCTTGGGCGGTGCGGCGAGCTGCGGCAGCACCCGTACGGCCTCGACCTGTTCGGCGAGCTGGTCGGCGCTCGGCGTCGACTCGTTGGCCCAGAAGAGGAGTTCGGAGGTGCGGGCGATGCCGTAGGGGGTGCCGAACCCGGGCTCGTAGTCCTCGTAGGTGATGTTGAGGCCTTCGAGCTGTTCGGCGAAGGTGTCCTGGCCCATGCCGTCGTGGTAGAAGCGCAGGTCCATGGGTTGCGCCTCGGGCGACCAGAGCCAGAGGGTCACCTCGGCCTCGTCGGTCTGGGCGTCGCGGATGTCGAGCTGGGCGGGGAACTTCTCCCAGAAGTCGCGCAGGCCGAAGGAGAGTCCGCCGCTCGCGCCGCCGACGTAGCCGAAGCCGGAGGCCCGCTTGCCGCCGCCGGCACCGATCCAGCCGTGGCCCTTCTTGGTGCGCTTGCGCAGGGTGAAACCGTCGGCGGAGAGCTGGGAGAGGGTGTAGTCGCCCCACTCGGGGATGTACTGAAGGCGGGTGGTGACCCGCTGGTCCCAGGTGGCCGGGTCGGGCAGCTTCCTGCCCTCGTACTGGGCCGTCTGGACGGCCGCGCCCGGGTCGCGGCGCAGTCCCGTGATGCCCTTGACGGCCTCGCGCAGCAGACCGGTGCCGTCGCCGCCGATGCGGATGTGGCGGTCGTAGGACTGGTCGCGCATCGGCACGGTGAAGCGGACGCCGAGGCCGCGGATGAAGTCGCCGCTCGCCTTGCCGGGCTCCTGCTTCCCGTCGAACGTGATGGTGTGCACCATGCGGAAGGAGTCGGCGCCCGCGTAGAAGTACAGCCGGATGGAGAAGGGCAGCCAGCTGCGGCTGCCCTTGCGGTGCTTGCCGTCGATGCGGACGACCGCGCGGACCGGGCCGTCCTGCTCGACCTCGACCTCCGCGATGGCCCCCTCGAAGCGCTCGGTCTTCACCGAGCCCTGGTCCTCGTCCTCGATCTCGGGCTGGCGGATCAGGACGAGCCGGCCGTTCCTGGCGATCTCCGTGGAGCCGCGGGTGACCGACTTGATCAGCGTGGCGCCGGACGTGCCGATCTTCGCGGTGATGACCCCGGTGGAGACGGTGATCGTGCCGCCGCTCCTGCCGACGGTGACCTTCTTGGCCGGGGCGGCGGCCTCACCGGTGGTCAGGGTGAGCTTGCCGGAGCCCGAACTCACGGCGTGGGCGGTCCACTTGAGAGAGCCGTCCGGCCAGTAGGCGATCGGCCACGACTGCACGGGCACGGCCTTGCCGTCCGCGTCCGTCACCGCGAACTTCTGGTCCGTCCGGTGGACGCCCTTGGGCCAGGGCACGCCGACCGTGGAGCCGGGGGCGGCGCCGAGGCCGCCGTCCTCCAGCCAGTCCAGGGTCACGGAGCCGTCGTCGGCGTCCGCGGCTCTCGGCGCGGCCTGCGCGTCCTTGGCTCCGAGCGCCCAGCTGAACTGTGCGGCGGCTCCGGCGACGGCGGCTGCCTTGAGGAGGGACCTGCGGGGAATGGGAGACATGAGAGCTTCAGCCTTTCCTTTCCGTGCGGGATGCGCGGGGTGGTCAGGGGCATGACAGGGAGAGGTGCGACGCCCGGGGCGCCGACCTGGTACGGGGGCACCGCCGTCAGCGGTGCCGGTGGCGCTCCTCCACGGCGACGGCCGCCGCCGCGACGGCACCCAGGACGGGGACCGCCAGCGGAGCGGCGAACAGGGCGGACAGGGCCACGACGGCCAGCCCGCAGACGACCAGGAAGGACCCGGCGGGATCGAGCACGGTACGGCGGCCGGCCTGCGCGAGCAGCACCCGCCAGACCGCGCCCGGTGTCCAGACGGCGGCCGCCCGCAGCAGGGCCACGGCGAGACCGATCAGCGCGAAGACGCCGACGGCCCCCACGAACGGCCCACCGGGAAGCCCGGCGCGCGCGGCCAGGACATCCACCCAGACCGCGGCGGCCACCGCCCAGCCGGCGAGCCCGACCACCCACCCGCCGCGCACGGCCGTACGGAAGTCCGCGACGAACTCCCGCCAGCCGCCGCCCCCGTGGGCGGTACGCCGCCGCAGATGCCGGGCGCCGGCGGCGAAGGCGGCAGGGTAGGTGACGACCCCGAGACA carries:
- a CDS encoding DUF4365 domain-containing protein, whose amino-acid sequence is MAIAQPERGGLLPERAGPHRGTLATTACMETLQVGYLHAVAAAAGCSLSQPFPDNGIDWHVSHSAPGHTVDDEVTIKVQLKCTYQIPPNPPGRSFSFTLDNDHLRKLARTPVSVHKILVVMLVPRSRDQWLRAGHDRLDLRHCCYWVNLAGRPVTGRNRTTVRVPTSRIFDDRALCEIMTRVGTGGRP
- a CDS encoding 3'-5' exonuclease is translated as MACWYEGPLAAFDTETTGVDVETDRIVSAAVVVQDAPGTRPRMIRWLVNPGVPVPAGATEVHGLTEEHLRHNGRWPAPVIYEIAEALAEQAVVGRPLVVMNAPFDLTLLDRELRRHRASSLDRWFEASPLLVLDPRVLDKHLDRYRKGRRTLADLCAHYDVPLEGAHDAGADALAALEVVRAVGRRFAERLERLSPAELHTLQAVWHAAQARGLQAWFARSGTEEAVDPAWPLRPDLPAAAA
- a CDS encoding SRPBCC family protein, encoding MDWTHYRFRSLWSLPAPPSAVYPALERVEDYPRWWRQVREVHRIDGATGVVRVRSLLPYDLTFTAREVRRDPAAGVLEVALSGDIDGWARWTVTPDGEGSTARYEQVVDVGKPLLRRFAVPGRPVFRANHWLMMRSGRRGLVGHLATV
- a CDS encoding Tat pathway signal sequence domain protein → MSPIPRRSLLKAAAVAGAAAQFSWALGAKDAQAAPRAADADDGSVTLDWLEDGGLGAAPGSTVGVPWPKGVHRTDQKFAVTDADGKAVPVQSWPIAYWPDGSLKWTAHAVSSGSGKLTLTTGEAAAPAKKVTVGRSGGTITVSTGVITAKIGTSGATLIKSVTRGSTEIARNGRLVLIRQPEIEDEDQGSVKTERFEGAIAEVEVEQDGPVRAVVRIDGKHRKGSRSWLPFSIRLYFYAGADSFRMVHTITFDGKQEPGKASGDFIRGLGVRFTVPMRDQSYDRHIRIGGDGTGLLREAVKGITGLRRDPGAAVQTAQYEGRKLPDPATWDQRVTTRLQYIPEWGDYTLSQLSADGFTLRKRTKKGHGWIGAGGGKRASGFGYVGGASGGLSFGLRDFWEKFPAQLDIRDAQTDEAEVTLWLWSPEAQPMDLRFYHDGMGQDTFAEQLEGLNITYEDYEPGFGTPYGIARTSELLFWANESTPSADQLAEQVEAVRVLPQLAAPPKQLIKAGVFGPGLYSEPDRSTPAKAKIEDHLDFLFTYYKDQVEQRRWYGFWDYGDIMHTYDTVRHQWRYDVGGYAWDNSELSPDLWLWFAYLRSGRADIFRFAEAMTRHTGEVDVYHLGQWAGLGTRHGVQHYADSAKQQRIANTTYRRYYYFLTADERVGDLMHANVDSDETFLVLDPIRKIRTEPYTPDRHALSIGFGTDWSGLVSAWLTEWERKGPKWEKAKARVLSTMETIAAQPNGFVQGTALYDLDTGRFAVADKPVVGVSHLSAVFGLNELCAELIDLVDMPKFNEAYFDYCRYFNATKAEQAARYGSNFGSLLLFQGHSRLDAYAAVQTGDEKLAKRAWDKFYNSDGYKESAPWRTEKLSGPAALVPGSEATWVSTNDTSLYGLAAIENLALLGDKMP